The Siniperca chuatsi isolate FFG_IHB_CAS linkage group LG2, ASM2008510v1, whole genome shotgun sequence genome window below encodes:
- the atf7b gene encoding cyclic AMP-dependent transcription factor ATF-7b isoform X4, whose protein sequence is MSEHLSEMGDDRPFVCTAPGCGQRFTNEDHLSVHKHKHEMTLKFGPARTDSVIIADQTPTPTRFLKNCEEVGLFNELASSFEQEFCKAHEDEQRTKHPAAPLQTPSEAKDEDEGPLQVDSSSPGSPDSSSSMSDDSRDSRLRGKEILTKPVASSAPTPTIVRPGSLPLHLSNDPLHPTLPSPTSVITQAPPSNRQLSSPTGSYPLVRHLPNGQTVPLLPSPVQMTSVISLARPVNSVPNIPGIPGPPVGGASSGSSSPSGYSLHSETKMRLKAVLTHQGPGAQDGAGGGAGSIPAVPQRQEQSQQPTQNSDAPSPAQPQVSPAQPTGGRRRRATEMDPDERRQRFLERNRAAASRCRQKRKLWVNSLEKKADDLANMNVSLTNEVTLLRNEVAQLKQLLLAHRDCPVTVMQKKAAFLG, encoded by the exons ATGTCGG AACATTTGTCTGAGATGGGGGATGATCGACCTTTTGTATGCACTGCCCCTGGATGTGGGCAG AGATTCACAAATGAAGATCACCTGTCAGTCCACAAACACAAGCATGAAATGACATTAAAATTTGGTCCTGCCAGAACAGACAGTGTTATCATTGCAG acCAGACCCCCACACCCACACGTTTCCTGAAGAACTGTGAGGAGGTTGGGTTATTCAATGAACTAGCCAGCTCCTTTGAACAGGAATTTTGCAAAGCACACGAAGACGAGCAGAGGACAAAACACCCG GCTGCACCTTTACAAACGCCATCTGAAGCAAAAGATGAGGATGAGGGTCCTTTACAAGTTGATTCTTCCTCTCCCGGAAGTCCAGATTCCTCATCCAGCATGTCAGATGACAGCAGAGACTCAAGGCTGAGAGGCAAG GAGATTCTCACAAAGCCTGTGGCAAGCTCTGCCCCCACTCCGACCATTGTGCGTCCAGGTTCTCTTCCCCTTCACCTGAGTAATGACCCACTACACCCAACTCTGCCATCTCCAACATCTGTCATCACGCAAGCTCCACCCTCCAACAGACAGCTTAG TTCCCCAACAGGCTCTTATCCACTGGTGAGGCACCTCCCCAATGGGCAGACAGTCCCTCTCCTGCCCAGTCCTGTGCAGATGACCTCAGTTATATCT CTCGCACGGCCAGTGAACTCGGTACCTAACATCCCTGGGATTCCAGGACCTCCAGTTGGCGGGGCCAGCAGTGGGTCATCCTCCCCATCTGGGTATAGCCTGCACTCTGAGACCAAGATG CGACTGAAGGCAGTTCTAACTCATCAGGGCCCAGGAGCACAAGATGGGGCTGGTGGGGGGGCAGGATCCATCCCTGCTGTCCCTCAGCGGCAGGAACAGAGCCAGCAACCCACTCAAAACTCTGATGCCCCATCACCTGCCCAACCCCAG GTGTCCCCTGCTCAGCCaacaggaggccggcggcggcGAGCTACAGAGATGGACCCTGACGAGAGGAGGCAGCGTTTTCTGGAGAGAAACAGGGCAGCTGCCTCCCGCTGCAGGCAAAAACGAAAGCTGTGGGTTAACTCTTTGGAGAAGAAGGCAGATGATCTCGCCAACATGAATGTCTCTCTGACG AATGAAGTAACTCTACTGAGGAATGAGGTGGCACAGCTGAAGCAACTCCTCCTGGCCCACAGAGACTGCCCGGTCACTGTTATGCAGAAGAAGGCAGCTTTCTTAG GGTga
- the atf7b gene encoding cyclic AMP-dependent transcription factor ATF-7b isoform X1, protein MSEHLSEMGDDRPFVCTAPGCGQRFTNEDHLSVHKHKHEMTLKFGPARTDSVIIADQTPTPTRFLKNCEEVGLFNELASSFEQEFCKAHEDEQRTKHPAAPLQTPSEAKDEDEGPLQVDSSSPGSPDSSSSMSDDSRDSRLRGKEILTKPVASSAPTPTIVRPGSLPLHLSNDPLHPTLPSPTSVITQAPPSNRQLSSPTGSYPLVRHLPNGQTVPLLPSPVQMTSVISLARPVNSVPNIPGIPGPPVGGASSGSSSPSGYSLHSETKMRLKAVLTHQGPGAQDGAGGGAGSIPAVPQRQEQSQQPTQNSDAPSPAQPQVSPAQPTGGRRRRATEMDPDERRQRFLERNRAAASRCRQKRKLWVNSLEKKADDLANMNVSLTNEVTLLRNEVAQLKQLLLAHRDCPVTVMQKKAAFLAAGGEETSRDTSTEPIGSPAAVIQHGPSPPASASSPGATINGLSVRAAEAVAMSVLAGMGSGQPGGIVMATQSQSAPR, encoded by the exons ATGTCGG AACATTTGTCTGAGATGGGGGATGATCGACCTTTTGTATGCACTGCCCCTGGATGTGGGCAG AGATTCACAAATGAAGATCACCTGTCAGTCCACAAACACAAGCATGAAATGACATTAAAATTTGGTCCTGCCAGAACAGACAGTGTTATCATTGCAG acCAGACCCCCACACCCACACGTTTCCTGAAGAACTGTGAGGAGGTTGGGTTATTCAATGAACTAGCCAGCTCCTTTGAACAGGAATTTTGCAAAGCACACGAAGACGAGCAGAGGACAAAACACCCG GCTGCACCTTTACAAACGCCATCTGAAGCAAAAGATGAGGATGAGGGTCCTTTACAAGTTGATTCTTCCTCTCCCGGAAGTCCAGATTCCTCATCCAGCATGTCAGATGACAGCAGAGACTCAAGGCTGAGAGGCAAG GAGATTCTCACAAAGCCTGTGGCAAGCTCTGCCCCCACTCCGACCATTGTGCGTCCAGGTTCTCTTCCCCTTCACCTGAGTAATGACCCACTACACCCAACTCTGCCATCTCCAACATCTGTCATCACGCAAGCTCCACCCTCCAACAGACAGCTTAG TTCCCCAACAGGCTCTTATCCACTGGTGAGGCACCTCCCCAATGGGCAGACAGTCCCTCTCCTGCCCAGTCCTGTGCAGATGACCTCAGTTATATCT CTCGCACGGCCAGTGAACTCGGTACCTAACATCCCTGGGATTCCAGGACCTCCAGTTGGCGGGGCCAGCAGTGGGTCATCCTCCCCATCTGGGTATAGCCTGCACTCTGAGACCAAGATG CGACTGAAGGCAGTTCTAACTCATCAGGGCCCAGGAGCACAAGATGGGGCTGGTGGGGGGGCAGGATCCATCCCTGCTGTCCCTCAGCGGCAGGAACAGAGCCAGCAACCCACTCAAAACTCTGATGCCCCATCACCTGCCCAACCCCAG GTGTCCCCTGCTCAGCCaacaggaggccggcggcggcGAGCTACAGAGATGGACCCTGACGAGAGGAGGCAGCGTTTTCTGGAGAGAAACAGGGCAGCTGCCTCCCGCTGCAGGCAAAAACGAAAGCTGTGGGTTAACTCTTTGGAGAAGAAGGCAGATGATCTCGCCAACATGAATGTCTCTCTGACG AATGAAGTAACTCTACTGAGGAATGAGGTGGCACAGCTGAAGCAACTCCTCCTGGCCCACAGAGACTGCCCGGTCACTGTTATGCAGAAGAAGGCAGCTTTCTTAG ctgcaggaggagaggaaacctCCAGGGATACTTCCACTGAACCCATCGGCTCCCCGGCGGCAGTTATCCAGCACGGGCCATCACCCCCCGCCTCGGCCTCCAGTCCAGGGGCCACCATCAACGGGCTGAGCGTCCGCGCTGCAGAGGCGGTGGCTATGTCGGTCTTGGCCGGCATGGGATCAGGCCAGCCGGGAGGGATCGTCATGGCGACGCAGTCACAGTCAGCCCCAAGATGA
- the atf7b gene encoding cyclic AMP-dependent transcription factor ATF-7b isoform X3 — MSEHLSEMGDDRPFVCTAPGCGQRFTNEDHLSVHKHKHEMTLKFGPARTDSVIIADQTPTPTRFLKNCEEVGLFNELASSFEQEFCKAHEDEQRTKHPAAPLQTPSEAKDEDEGPLQVDSSSPGSPDSSSSMSDDSRDSRLRGKEILTKPVASSAPTPTIVRPGSLPLHLSNDPLHPTLPSPTSVITQAPPSNRQLSSPTGSYPLVRHLPNGQTVPLLPSPVQMTSVISLARPVNSVPNIPGIPGPPVGGASSGSSSPSGYSLHSETKMGPGAQDGAGGGAGSIPAVPQRQEQSQQPTQNSDAPSPAQPQVSPAQPTGGRRRRATEMDPDERRQRFLERNRAAASRCRQKRKLWVNSLEKKADDLANMNVSLTNEVTLLRNEVAQLKQLLLAHRDCPVTVMQKKAAFLAAGGEETSRDTSTEPIGSPAAVIQHGPSPPASASSPGATINGLSVRAAEAVAMSVLAGMGSGQPGGIVMATQSQSAPR, encoded by the exons ATGTCGG AACATTTGTCTGAGATGGGGGATGATCGACCTTTTGTATGCACTGCCCCTGGATGTGGGCAG AGATTCACAAATGAAGATCACCTGTCAGTCCACAAACACAAGCATGAAATGACATTAAAATTTGGTCCTGCCAGAACAGACAGTGTTATCATTGCAG acCAGACCCCCACACCCACACGTTTCCTGAAGAACTGTGAGGAGGTTGGGTTATTCAATGAACTAGCCAGCTCCTTTGAACAGGAATTTTGCAAAGCACACGAAGACGAGCAGAGGACAAAACACCCG GCTGCACCTTTACAAACGCCATCTGAAGCAAAAGATGAGGATGAGGGTCCTTTACAAGTTGATTCTTCCTCTCCCGGAAGTCCAGATTCCTCATCCAGCATGTCAGATGACAGCAGAGACTCAAGGCTGAGAGGCAAG GAGATTCTCACAAAGCCTGTGGCAAGCTCTGCCCCCACTCCGACCATTGTGCGTCCAGGTTCTCTTCCCCTTCACCTGAGTAATGACCCACTACACCCAACTCTGCCATCTCCAACATCTGTCATCACGCAAGCTCCACCCTCCAACAGACAGCTTAG TTCCCCAACAGGCTCTTATCCACTGGTGAGGCACCTCCCCAATGGGCAGACAGTCCCTCTCCTGCCCAGTCCTGTGCAGATGACCTCAGTTATATCT CTCGCACGGCCAGTGAACTCGGTACCTAACATCCCTGGGATTCCAGGACCTCCAGTTGGCGGGGCCAGCAGTGGGTCATCCTCCCCATCTGGGTATAGCCTGCACTCTGAGACCAAGATG GGCCCAGGAGCACAAGATGGGGCTGGTGGGGGGGCAGGATCCATCCCTGCTGTCCCTCAGCGGCAGGAACAGAGCCAGCAACCCACTCAAAACTCTGATGCCCCATCACCTGCCCAACCCCAG GTGTCCCCTGCTCAGCCaacaggaggccggcggcggcGAGCTACAGAGATGGACCCTGACGAGAGGAGGCAGCGTTTTCTGGAGAGAAACAGGGCAGCTGCCTCCCGCTGCAGGCAAAAACGAAAGCTGTGGGTTAACTCTTTGGAGAAGAAGGCAGATGATCTCGCCAACATGAATGTCTCTCTGACG AATGAAGTAACTCTACTGAGGAATGAGGTGGCACAGCTGAAGCAACTCCTCCTGGCCCACAGAGACTGCCCGGTCACTGTTATGCAGAAGAAGGCAGCTTTCTTAG ctgcaggaggagaggaaacctCCAGGGATACTTCCACTGAACCCATCGGCTCCCCGGCGGCAGTTATCCAGCACGGGCCATCACCCCCCGCCTCGGCCTCCAGTCCAGGGGCCACCATCAACGGGCTGAGCGTCCGCGCTGCAGAGGCGGTGGCTATGTCGGTCTTGGCCGGCATGGGATCAGGCCAGCCGGGAGGGATCGTCATGGCGACGCAGTCACAGTCAGCCCCAAGATGA
- the atf7b gene encoding cyclic AMP-dependent transcription factor ATF-7b isoform X2, giving the protein MGDDRPFVCTAPGCGQRFTNEDHLSVHKHKHEMTLKFGPARTDSVIIADQTPTPTRFLKNCEEVGLFNELASSFEQEFCKAHEDEQRTKHPAAPLQTPSEAKDEDEGPLQVDSSSPGSPDSSSSMSDDSRDSRLRGKEILTKPVASSAPTPTIVRPGSLPLHLSNDPLHPTLPSPTSVITQAPPSNRQLSSPTGSYPLVRHLPNGQTVPLLPSPVQMTSVISLARPVNSVPNIPGIPGPPVGGASSGSSSPSGYSLHSETKMRLKAVLTHQGPGAQDGAGGGAGSIPAVPQRQEQSQQPTQNSDAPSPAQPQVSPAQPTGGRRRRATEMDPDERRQRFLERNRAAASRCRQKRKLWVNSLEKKADDLANMNVSLTNEVTLLRNEVAQLKQLLLAHRDCPVTVMQKKAAFLAAGGEETSRDTSTEPIGSPAAVIQHGPSPPASASSPGATINGLSVRAAEAVAMSVLAGMGSGQPGGIVMATQSQSAPR; this is encoded by the exons ATGGGGGATGATCGACCTTTTGTATGCACTGCCCCTGGATGTGGGCAG AGATTCACAAATGAAGATCACCTGTCAGTCCACAAACACAAGCATGAAATGACATTAAAATTTGGTCCTGCCAGAACAGACAGTGTTATCATTGCAG acCAGACCCCCACACCCACACGTTTCCTGAAGAACTGTGAGGAGGTTGGGTTATTCAATGAACTAGCCAGCTCCTTTGAACAGGAATTTTGCAAAGCACACGAAGACGAGCAGAGGACAAAACACCCG GCTGCACCTTTACAAACGCCATCTGAAGCAAAAGATGAGGATGAGGGTCCTTTACAAGTTGATTCTTCCTCTCCCGGAAGTCCAGATTCCTCATCCAGCATGTCAGATGACAGCAGAGACTCAAGGCTGAGAGGCAAG GAGATTCTCACAAAGCCTGTGGCAAGCTCTGCCCCCACTCCGACCATTGTGCGTCCAGGTTCTCTTCCCCTTCACCTGAGTAATGACCCACTACACCCAACTCTGCCATCTCCAACATCTGTCATCACGCAAGCTCCACCCTCCAACAGACAGCTTAG TTCCCCAACAGGCTCTTATCCACTGGTGAGGCACCTCCCCAATGGGCAGACAGTCCCTCTCCTGCCCAGTCCTGTGCAGATGACCTCAGTTATATCT CTCGCACGGCCAGTGAACTCGGTACCTAACATCCCTGGGATTCCAGGACCTCCAGTTGGCGGGGCCAGCAGTGGGTCATCCTCCCCATCTGGGTATAGCCTGCACTCTGAGACCAAGATG CGACTGAAGGCAGTTCTAACTCATCAGGGCCCAGGAGCACAAGATGGGGCTGGTGGGGGGGCAGGATCCATCCCTGCTGTCCCTCAGCGGCAGGAACAGAGCCAGCAACCCACTCAAAACTCTGATGCCCCATCACCTGCCCAACCCCAG GTGTCCCCTGCTCAGCCaacaggaggccggcggcggcGAGCTACAGAGATGGACCCTGACGAGAGGAGGCAGCGTTTTCTGGAGAGAAACAGGGCAGCTGCCTCCCGCTGCAGGCAAAAACGAAAGCTGTGGGTTAACTCTTTGGAGAAGAAGGCAGATGATCTCGCCAACATGAATGTCTCTCTGACG AATGAAGTAACTCTACTGAGGAATGAGGTGGCACAGCTGAAGCAACTCCTCCTGGCCCACAGAGACTGCCCGGTCACTGTTATGCAGAAGAAGGCAGCTTTCTTAG ctgcaggaggagaggaaacctCCAGGGATACTTCCACTGAACCCATCGGCTCCCCGGCGGCAGTTATCCAGCACGGGCCATCACCCCCCGCCTCGGCCTCCAGTCCAGGGGCCACCATCAACGGGCTGAGCGTCCGCGCTGCAGAGGCGGTGGCTATGTCGGTCTTGGCCGGCATGGGATCAGGCCAGCCGGGAGGGATCGTCATGGCGACGCAGTCACAGTCAGCCCCAAGATGA